A region of Vibrio tubiashii ATCC 19109 DNA encodes the following proteins:
- a CDS encoding MSHA operon transcriptional regulator, producing the protein MEQDKFTNIYRLPTAIQIRIGKWQQTFNGTSDLVMHQAIEVRNKQYRKPNFFPSGWSVQLFDNNDISITNHGKYIQTAMRTMMDRKVSYKRIYLSRLPLEEAEPGLIAFKQEWISKHNRVARKYNQIKKKQFIRFALEEAETLYPSIEKGEFDLQLWNKLVVSELGNPKKFDNPYFVKKAKV; encoded by the coding sequence ATGGAACAAGATAAATTCACCAATATTTATCGATTGCCAACGGCTATACAGATCCGAATAGGCAAATGGCAGCAGACGTTCAACGGCACTTCTGATCTTGTCATGCACCAAGCAATCGAAGTTAGGAACAAGCAGTACCGAAAACCTAACTTTTTTCCGTCGGGTTGGAGTGTCCAACTTTTCGATAATAACGATATCTCGATTACCAACCATGGTAAGTACATTCAAACTGCAATGCGAACCATGATGGATCGTAAGGTATCATACAAGCGTATTTACTTATCGCGTTTACCACTAGAAGAAGCAGAACCAGGCTTGATTGCGTTTAAACAAGAGTGGATTTCAAAGCATAATCGTGTGGCACGTAAGTATAATCAGATCAAGAAGAAACAGTTCATCCGCTTCGCTCTTGAAGAAGCAGAGACACTCTACCCTTCGATTGAGAAAGGTGAGTTTGATCTTCAGTTATGGAACAAGTTGGTGGTTTCTGAATTAGGAAACCCTAAAAAGTTCGACAACCCATATTTTGTCAAAAAAGCCAAAGTCTAA
- a CDS encoding DUF924 family protein — protein MSTLPNATDVLDFWFNELEPKDWFVSSSELDKTITSRFGDLLKSAAQSELFTWRDSSQGRLAEIIVLDQFSRNIYRNTPKAFAQDPLALALAQEAISLGLDQELETKQRSFLYMPFMHSESAIIHQQAVDLFNVAGMENNYEFELKHKVIIDRFGRYPHRNDILGRSSSPEEVEFLTQPGSSF, from the coding sequence ATGAGTACACTTCCCAACGCAACAGACGTTCTCGATTTTTGGTTTAACGAATTAGAGCCAAAAGACTGGTTTGTCAGCAGCTCAGAGTTAGATAAGACAATCACATCTCGTTTTGGTGATTTACTTAAAAGTGCCGCCCAAAGTGAACTGTTCACGTGGAGAGACTCTAGCCAAGGACGACTTGCTGAAATCATTGTGTTAGACCAGTTTTCTCGAAATATCTATCGCAACACACCTAAAGCATTTGCCCAAGATCCTTTGGCACTCGCCCTCGCACAAGAGGCGATTTCACTTGGGCTGGACCAGGAGTTAGAAACCAAGCAAAGAAGCTTTCTCTATATGCCATTTATGCACAGCGAGTCAGCGATCATCCATCAGCAAGCGGTTGATCTGTTTAACGTGGCGGGAATGGAAAACAATTACGAGTTTGAACTGAAGCATAAGGTGATTATTGACAGATTTGGACGTTATCCACATCGCAATGACATTCTTGGGCGCTCTAGCAGTCCTGAAGAGGTGGAGTTCCTTACACAACCTGGCTCTAGCTTCTAA
- a CDS encoding YfcZ/YiiS family protein translates to MSTEPEQVCEACGCAGEMGFIIKEGDDVAEVTIFAAGQTLLQAELDKYVELAKQVCAAVEFEVSPITEESTELTARFKFEVSAEKLIFELKTRSLAR, encoded by the coding sequence ATGAGCACCGAACCAGAACAAGTATGCGAAGCATGTGGCTGTGCAGGCGAAATGGGTTTCATCATTAAAGAAGGTGATGATGTTGCTGAAGTAACTATCTTTGCAGCGGGTCAAACGCTACTACAAGCAGAACTGGATAAGTATGTTGAGTTAGCCAAGCAAGTTTGTGCGGCTGTTGAATTTGAAGTATCTCCAATCACTGAAGAGTCGACTGAGCTAACAGCTCGTTTTAAGTTTGAAGTGAGTGCTGAAAAGCTTATCTTTGAACTGAAAACTCGCTCTTTAGCACGATAA
- the hutZ gene encoding heme utilization protein HutZ, giving the protein MDQQVKQERLQGRLEPEIKEFRQERRTLQLATVDENGRPNVSYAPYVQNQDGYFVLISEIARHARNLQVNPNVSIMMIEDEDTSKQLFARKRLTFDAVASVVERDTEQWTQVVAQMQGRFGEIIDGLSQLQDFVLFNLKADKGLFVKGFGQAYQVSGDDLVDFVHLEEGHKKVSNA; this is encoded by the coding sequence ATGGATCAACAAGTTAAACAAGAACGCCTTCAAGGACGTCTTGAGCCTGAAATTAAAGAGTTTCGCCAAGAGCGACGTACACTGCAACTGGCGACAGTCGATGAAAATGGTCGTCCAAACGTAAGCTACGCTCCATATGTGCAAAACCAAGATGGCTATTTCGTGCTTATCTCTGAAATTGCTCGTCACGCGCGTAACCTGCAGGTAAACCCAAATGTTTCTATCATGATGATTGAAGATGAAGATACCTCTAAGCAGCTGTTTGCACGTAAGCGTTTAACGTTTGATGCAGTCGCTTCTGTAGTAGAGCGTGATACTGAGCAGTGGACTCAAGTCGTTGCACAAATGCAGGGGCGTTTCGGTGAAATCATCGACGGTCTAAGCCAGTTGCAAGACTTCGTTCTATTCAACCTTAAAGCCGACAAAGGTCTGTTTGTAAAAGGTTTTGGTCAAGCATATCAAGTGTCAGGTGATGATTTAGTAGATTTTGTTCACCTAGAAGAAGGGCATAAAAAGGTATCAAACGCTTAA
- a CDS encoding DMT family transporter, protein MLVRLIPFVFVVLWASGFVGARFGLQYAEPATLLSLRMVLNVTLFAVLIVFLRRRLPTGKALLHCAVVGVLIHGFYLGGTYLAIDLGMPAGLSSLLVGLQPILTAVILVSFVGQSFKASQWMGLALGFIGISLVLMGKVDWQSETHKTAAIILCLISLVGITVGTLYQKKFCQGVDMVGSAAVQYFAASLLFIPYAANFESMQVDWSLPFILTMIWLVVVLSCVAILLLLYMVEHGAASSVASVFYLVPPTTAVQAWLMFGESFDGLGVLGFAFAALAVYLVAKAPEFRLFKRRKDKITNPHTL, encoded by the coding sequence ATGTTAGTGCGGCTCATCCCATTTGTGTTTGTAGTTCTTTGGGCTTCAGGTTTTGTTGGTGCAAGGTTTGGGCTTCAGTATGCCGAGCCTGCGACATTGCTTTCTTTACGCATGGTGTTGAATGTCACCTTGTTCGCGGTTTTGATTGTGTTCTTACGCCGCCGATTGCCAACAGGTAAAGCTTTGCTGCATTGCGCAGTGGTTGGGGTACTTATTCATGGTTTCTATCTTGGTGGCACCTACCTTGCCATTGACCTAGGCATGCCAGCAGGGTTGAGTTCATTGCTGGTTGGCCTACAGCCGATATTGACAGCGGTGATATTAGTTTCTTTCGTAGGACAGTCATTTAAAGCCTCTCAATGGATGGGATTAGCGCTTGGCTTTATCGGGATAAGTCTAGTCTTGATGGGTAAAGTAGATTGGCAATCTGAAACGCATAAGACAGCAGCGATCATCCTTTGTTTGATCTCTTTGGTTGGTATCACTGTTGGTACTCTGTATCAGAAAAAGTTCTGCCAAGGCGTCGATATGGTGGGCAGTGCGGCGGTTCAGTATTTTGCGGCGAGCCTGTTGTTTATCCCCTATGCGGCGAATTTTGAATCCATGCAGGTCGATTGGAGTTTACCGTTTATTCTTACCATGATTTGGCTAGTGGTGGTGCTGTCATGTGTTGCGATTCTGCTACTGCTTTATATGGTTGAGCATGGGGCGGCATCCAGTGTGGCTTCCGTCTTTTACCTAGTGCCGCCAACAACTGCTGTTCAAGCTTGGTTGATGTTTGGTGAGTCTTTTGATGGCCTTGGTGTGCTTGGTTTTGCCTTTGCTGCTCTCGCGGTGTATTTGGTTGCCAAAGCGCCGGAGTTTAGATTGTTTAAGCGCAGAAAAGATAAAATCACTAATCCACACACTTTGTAG
- a CDS encoding protoglobin domain-containing protein, which yields MSHSVSVGTYTSASSLLELHDLSEADLALIRKFGDLMLPKLHEYVGHFYSWLENQPEYQQFFADDKKLKRVQNAQIEYWSTFFKAKVDDEYIKQRRAVGEVHARVGLSLPTYFAGMNISMVIFTKRMYDGSLYSDEYSSLVTAFTKLLHLDTTIVVDTYSRLINRRIAEQSEALLAMSTPVTMVWQDILMLPIVGIIDSKRAQDIMSAVLNKISEHRAKIFIMDISGVAVVDTAVANHFIKITKATKLMGCDCLVSGVSPSIAQTMVQLGINVGEVQTNATLRDALENAFEMMGLNVQALKALS from the coding sequence ATGTCACACAGCGTATCAGTTGGTACATATACAAGTGCATCAAGCTTGCTTGAGCTACATGATCTTAGTGAAGCAGATTTGGCCTTAATCAGGAAGTTTGGTGACTTAATGCTGCCTAAGCTCCATGAGTATGTCGGGCATTTTTATTCTTGGTTGGAAAATCAACCTGAATACCAACAGTTTTTTGCTGATGATAAGAAGCTTAAACGAGTGCAAAATGCACAAATTGAATACTGGAGCACCTTTTTTAAAGCAAAGGTAGATGATGAATACATAAAGCAGCGTCGAGCGGTCGGTGAAGTTCATGCAAGAGTCGGGTTATCCTTACCGACATACTTCGCTGGTATGAATATCTCCATGGTCATTTTCACTAAAAGGATGTACGACGGAAGTTTATATAGTGACGAGTACAGTTCACTTGTTACAGCATTTACGAAACTGCTCCATTTAGATACTACGATCGTGGTTGATACCTATTCACGCTTGATTAATCGCCGTATCGCTGAACAGAGCGAAGCGCTTTTGGCTATGTCTACTCCGGTGACCATGGTGTGGCAAGATATTTTGATGTTGCCCATTGTGGGCATTATCGATTCTAAACGCGCGCAAGACATCATGTCAGCAGTGCTTAACAAAATATCTGAACACCGCGCCAAAATATTTATCATGGATATTTCTGGCGTTGCTGTCGTCGATACTGCTGTTGCCAATCACTTTATTAAGATAACTAAAGCCACCAAATTGATGGGCTGTGATTGTTTAGTGTCGGGCGTTTCCCCTTCCATTGCTCAAACCATGGTTCAGCTTGGAATCAACGTCGGTGAAGTCCAAACCAACGCGACCTTAAGAGATGCATTAGAAAATGCTTTTGAAATGATGGGGTTAAATGTACAGGCACTAAAAGCACTCTCTTAG
- a CDS encoding TetR/AcrR family transcriptional regulator gives MPKRSKEDTEITIQKIMDAVVDQLLRLGYDKMSYTTLSQQTGVSRTGISHHFPKKTDFTAALDGRIFKMFVEHVDFENGLDAFSSSWVAALDNEEFRAILRLLFHHIVTSQSTHEFASNGIERLYKVCEEKLGEGSAKELEWLIGRSLIRMAQ, from the coding sequence ATGCCAAAGCGTAGTAAAGAAGATACTGAGATCACCATCCAGAAGATAATGGATGCGGTAGTAGACCAACTATTACGACTCGGTTACGACAAGATGTCGTATACGACACTAAGCCAACAGACAGGCGTATCAAGAACAGGTATTAGTCACCATTTTCCGAAGAAAACCGACTTCACTGCTGCACTGGACGGTCGCATTTTTAAAATGTTTGTCGAGCACGTTGATTTCGAAAATGGACTGGACGCATTTTCATCTAGCTGGGTTGCTGCGCTAGATAACGAAGAGTTTCGTGCGATCCTACGTCTATTATTCCACCACATTGTAACTTCTCAAAGCACACACGAGTTTGCCAGCAATGGTATCGAGCGTCTTTACAAGGTATGTGAAGAGAAGCTTGGTGAGGGTAGTGCGAAAGAACTTGAGTGGCTAATTGGTCGTTCATTGATTCGAATGGCGCAATAG
- a CDS encoding STAS domain-containing protein, which produces MKKSISISQLQNVLVATIQVDLSDEVLDDFRLHLLEKVGSHSISGVLIDLSEVKTLDRADFDKLFTIVKTVQVMGRRCLFVGIRPGIAMALVNIGYQTEQLPCVQSIDDGLHLVGGAGD; this is translated from the coding sequence ATGAAGAAGTCCATTTCCATAAGTCAGTTACAGAACGTGCTAGTCGCGACAATTCAAGTCGATTTGAGCGATGAGGTCTTAGACGATTTTCGCCTTCACTTATTAGAGAAAGTCGGAAGCCATTCGATCAGTGGCGTGCTGATTGACTTATCAGAAGTGAAAACGTTAGACAGAGCCGATTTCGATAAGCTGTTTACCATTGTAAAAACGGTACAAGTTATGGGTAGGCGATGTCTGTTTGTTGGTATACGGCCGGGGATTGCAATGGCATTGGTCAACATAGGCTATCAAACTGAGCAACTGCCTTGTGTTCAGAGTATTGATGATGGTTTGCATCTAGTAGGAGGTGCAGGTGATTGA
- the hutW gene encoding heme anaerobic degradation radical SAM methyltransferase ChuW/HutW — MLDIYKFDESILAADTPDPLRFAFAKKSSPHAGGMAAPLLPEQKAEVLNRLYASQGEKNDKRCLYIHIPFCRVRCTFCNFFQNAASRKLVDDYFEALMVEIKHKAAIPWTQSGTFHAVYIGGGTPTDLSAEQIERLGKAIRANFPLSTDCEITLEGRINRFSDETFERALEGGFNRFSFGIQSFNTQVRRSAKRLDDREAVLERVSSLSATDQAPIILDLLYGLPYQTLEVFEQDLNDFMSTGAHGLDLYQLVVGGNAPMLNLVEKGKIPAPATSPDKASMYQLGSEFMRKHHMRQLSVNHWARDNRERSQYNSLAKTYAEVLPIGCGAGGNIGGYGMMNHRTLETYMTAMKSGDSLVAMMTKQHSLEPIFSVLKSGFDRGVLSRAAMPKFLGLSSFDFLLPLFHNWQEKGLVQIEGDYLSLTLAGQFWAVSLAQACIQVLQSTYQEKNALESVAM, encoded by the coding sequence ATGCTAGATATTTATAAATTTGATGAATCAATTTTGGCGGCAGATACGCCAGATCCACTTCGCTTTGCTTTTGCCAAAAAGTCCTCCCCTCATGCAGGAGGTATGGCAGCCCCTTTATTGCCTGAGCAGAAAGCTGAAGTATTAAATAGACTCTATGCCTCACAAGGGGAAAAAAATGATAAGCGCTGCTTATATATCCATATTCCTTTTTGCCGAGTCCGTTGTACCTTTTGTAACTTTTTCCAAAATGCTGCCAGCCGAAAGCTAGTTGATGATTATTTCGAAGCCTTGATGGTTGAAATTAAGCACAAAGCGGCGATACCTTGGACGCAATCTGGAACTTTCCATGCGGTTTATATTGGTGGGGGAACGCCCACCGATTTGTCGGCGGAGCAAATCGAGCGATTAGGCAAAGCCATTCGCGCAAATTTCCCTCTATCGACTGATTGTGAGATCACTCTAGAAGGACGAATTAACCGCTTTAGTGATGAAACATTTGAGCGCGCTTTAGAGGGTGGTTTTAACCGCTTTTCATTTGGTATTCAGAGCTTTAATACTCAGGTTAGACGTAGTGCAAAACGCCTCGATGACCGAGAAGCGGTACTGGAACGTGTGAGCTCCTTAAGTGCCACTGACCAAGCGCCCATTATTTTAGACCTACTTTATGGCTTGCCTTACCAAACCTTAGAGGTGTTTGAGCAAGATCTAAACGACTTCATGTCGACAGGTGCTCACGGGTTAGATTTATACCAGTTAGTGGTTGGTGGTAACGCGCCAATGTTGAATCTGGTCGAGAAAGGAAAGATCCCCGCACCAGCAACATCACCTGACAAAGCATCAATGTACCAGCTAGGTTCAGAATTTATGCGAAAGCATCATATGCGACAGCTCAGCGTTAACCATTGGGCTAGAGACAACCGTGAACGCAGTCAATACAACTCGTTAGCAAAAACCTATGCTGAGGTATTACCTATTGGCTGCGGGGCAGGCGGCAACATCGGTGGCTACGGTATGATGAATCATCGAACACTAGAAACCTACATGACAGCAATGAAGTCTGGCGACTCATTAGTAGCAATGATGACTAAGCAGCACTCGTTGGAACCGATTTTTTCTGTACTGAAATCAGGCTTCGACCGCGGTGTGTTATCGCGTGCGGCAATGCCTAAATTTTTAGGACTATCCTCATTTGATTTCTTATTACCTTTATTCCACAACTGGCAAGAAAAAGGGCTAGTTCAAATCGAAGGTGATTATCTCTCATTAACTTTGGCTGGGCAATTTTGGGCAGTAAGCCTCGCTCAAGCTTGTATTCAAGTACTACAGTCAACGTATCAAGAAAAAAACGCGCTCGAATCAGTCGCGATGTAA
- the hutX gene encoding heme utilization cystosolic carrier protein HutX, whose protein sequence is MEALKKQVAQLIEQEPTLLPAAIAEKLNVSEFEAVAALPEEMIALVDGEQAQHILESLVGFGPVTTIVHSFGSIFEVKAPFPKGKVARGYYNLMGREGELHGHLKLDNVKNIALVSKPFMGRESHYFGFFCEAGNNIFKIYLGRNEKRELIESQVATFKQWQQEFRK, encoded by the coding sequence ATGGAAGCACTAAAAAAGCAGGTTGCTCAGCTTATCGAGCAAGAACCCACTCTACTACCCGCAGCAATTGCTGAGAAACTCAATGTCTCTGAGTTTGAAGCGGTAGCGGCCTTACCTGAAGAAATGATTGCTTTGGTGGATGGAGAACAAGCTCAGCATATCTTAGAGAGCTTAGTTGGATTCGGTCCTGTTACTACAATTGTTCATTCTTTTGGTTCAATCTTTGAAGTAAAAGCGCCGTTTCCTAAAGGAAAAGTTGCGCGTGGTTACTACAACTTGATGGGACGTGAAGGCGAACTACACGGCCATCTGAAGCTAGATAATGTTAAGAACATTGCTTTAGTGAGTAAACCTTTCATGGGTAGAGAAAGCCACTACTTTGGTTTCTTCTGTGAAGCGGGAAATAACATATTTAAGATCTACCTAGGTCGTAATGAAAAGCGTGAATTGATTGAATCGCAGGTAGCGACATTCAAACAATGGCAGCAAGAGTTTAGAAAGTAA
- a CDS encoding methyl-accepting chemotaxis protein translates to MRVNQPVTQKEVTYPPEYNLLSITKTSSHITYASQDFCEVAGYTLEELVGQPHNIVRHPDMPPAAFENMWGFLKQGNSWMGLVKNRCKNGDHYWVDAFASPIKENGKTVEYQSVRLAPNRKHVKNAEKIYAQLNQGKTPLQLQLPRTRLWQRMSGVMLLIALLASFIAAYSPLAAIWSFFVLGAITAYAQTRRLEDLSAQARKVFDNPLMELVYNKRVDDISEIQLAFKMRQSEINSIVGRIQDSNQQISKAASSSAQNCETTAENLVGQTSETEQVAAAINEMHSTANEIAQNAQSASDVTEQAGTAANEGRASVTQTIDSITELSKQLGVASEVIQQLVEHGRTIGEVLVIIQGVAEQTNLLALNAAIEAARAGEQGRGFAVVADEVRQLAQRSHESTEEIQNIIKLIQASTEKAVQAMNEGNQLSDICVDCANTSGDKLDALLHQVTDISDRNNQIATAIEEMARVTDEMNSSVQSISDVCAATNVLASDTKDECEGLVDNLGSQGKLVAQFRKL, encoded by the coding sequence ATGCGCGTGAACCAACCTGTAACTCAAAAGGAAGTAACGTATCCACCTGAATACAATTTGTTATCGATAACAAAAACCAGCAGTCATATTACCTATGCTAGTCAAGATTTTTGTGAGGTTGCAGGTTACACATTAGAAGAGCTAGTGGGTCAACCGCACAATATTGTTCGACATCCTGACATGCCACCCGCGGCATTTGAGAATATGTGGGGCTTTCTAAAGCAAGGTAACTCTTGGATGGGGTTGGTTAAAAATCGCTGCAAAAATGGTGACCACTATTGGGTCGATGCGTTTGCTTCACCAATTAAAGAGAATGGTAAAACTGTTGAGTACCAATCCGTCCGTTTGGCTCCCAACCGTAAACATGTAAAAAACGCCGAGAAGATATACGCACAACTTAATCAAGGTAAAACGCCTTTACAGCTCCAGCTTCCACGTACACGATTATGGCAACGTATGTCAGGCGTTATGCTGCTGATAGCCCTTCTGGCCAGTTTTATCGCTGCGTATTCTCCGTTGGCAGCAATCTGGTCATTTTTCGTGTTGGGTGCGATCACTGCTTATGCGCAGACAAGGCGTTTAGAAGATCTCTCGGCCCAAGCCCGGAAAGTATTCGACAACCCTTTAATGGAACTGGTGTACAACAAACGTGTTGATGATATTTCAGAGATTCAGCTTGCATTTAAGATGCGTCAATCGGAAATCAACTCTATTGTTGGACGTATTCAAGACTCCAACCAGCAGATATCTAAAGCTGCGAGCTCTTCAGCACAAAACTGTGAGACAACAGCCGAGAACCTCGTTGGCCAAACGTCAGAAACCGAGCAAGTGGCGGCCGCCATTAACGAAATGCACTCTACGGCTAACGAAATCGCCCAAAATGCCCAAAGCGCTTCCGACGTTACAGAGCAAGCAGGAACCGCGGCGAACGAAGGTAGAGCTTCAGTTACGCAAACGATAGATTCCATCACTGAACTGTCCAAACAACTAGGCGTTGCTTCTGAGGTTATTCAACAGCTGGTAGAACATGGTCGAACTATCGGCGAAGTTCTGGTTATCATTCAAGGTGTCGCAGAGCAAACCAACTTATTAGCCCTCAATGCAGCAATTGAAGCGGCACGCGCTGGCGAACAAGGTCGAGGCTTTGCCGTTGTGGCAGATGAGGTTCGTCAATTAGCGCAGCGAAGCCATGAATCAACAGAAGAGATCCAGAACATCATCAAACTCATTCAAGCCAGCACTGAAAAGGCAGTTCAAGCCATGAATGAAGGTAATCAGCTTTCAGATATTTGTGTCGACTGCGCTAATACCTCTGGAGATAAACTGGACGCCCTACTTCATCAAGTCACTGATATTTCAGATCGAAACAATCAAATTGCGACTGCGATTGAAGAGATGGCGAGAGTGACAGATGAAATGAACTCTAGCGTCCAGTCAATCAGCGATGTGTGTGCCGCGACGAATGTGTTGGCAAGTGACACGAAAGATGAATGTGAAGGCCTGGTCGACAACTTAGGTTCGCAAGGTAAGCTCGTTGCCCAGTTCAGAAAGCTATAG
- a CDS encoding substrate-binding periplasmic protein — protein sequence MALAVWLLSPSVLSKDNDLREVSFYTEAYPPANFLKDDKITGYSVEILMEASALVGEPVTQSQMTLQPWARSYRTVLTHANSILFSTTRSEHREKLFQWVGPIVDIKVVVLARKDSNIKINDALDMAKYRIGVIRDDIGEQSLLELGIPRNSMQEASYVTVLAEQLMKKRIDLLVYADRAAYWWSRQAGVDPSIFEVVYVVKEGDLYFAVNRNTDKTIVNKLQKGLDLLKEKDASGHSRYQAILDKY from the coding sequence ATGGCGCTTGCTGTTTGGTTGTTGTCTCCAAGCGTGCTGAGCAAGGACAACGATCTGCGAGAAGTCTCGTTTTATACCGAGGCTTACCCGCCTGCCAATTTCCTCAAAGATGATAAGATTACTGGCTACTCTGTCGAGATTCTGATGGAGGCGAGCGCCTTAGTTGGTGAGCCTGTTACCCAATCTCAGATGACATTGCAGCCATGGGCGAGATCTTACCGTACAGTACTTACCCATGCGAACTCGATTCTATTTTCAACGACTCGTTCTGAGCATCGTGAAAAGCTATTTCAGTGGGTTGGGCCAATCGTCGATATTAAAGTCGTTGTTCTTGCCAGGAAAGACTCAAACATCAAGATTAACGATGCACTAGATATGGCGAAATACCGTATTGGAGTGATTCGAGATGATATCGGTGAGCAAAGCTTACTAGAACTTGGTATTCCGAGAAACTCTATGCAAGAGGCCTCTTACGTCACCGTCTTGGCTGAACAGTTAATGAAAAAGCGTATCGATTTGCTTGTCTATGCAGACCGTGCTGCTTATTGGTGGTCGCGTCAAGCGGGGGTAGACCCTAGCATATTTGAAGTTGTATATGTCGTTAAGGAAGGGGACTTGTACTTTGCCGTTAATCGCAATACTGACAAGACGATCGTCAACAAGCTTCAGAAAGGCTTAGATCTGCTTAAGGAGAAAGATGCTTCAGGGCATAGCCGTTATCAAGCTATTTTGGACAAATACTGA
- a CDS encoding aminotransferase-like domain-containing protein, translating into MNASNKYLMVEQYIRQKIDTGLLTDEDKLPSIRSLSNTLTVSKNTVIRAYQELEAQGMIYTVPKSGYRVSARTSQAPIAHAPNNVDLLSVCKEILTYSHQQELLATGSAHPNIDTPAIKSLYAEIGRHSRRQSHTPSHYQLPPGNEVLLKHLTKISQDLGVNAGKNEIAITHGAQQAISLALRALTNSGDIIAVESPCYFGNLLLMESLGLKVVEIPSCPRTGIDTQSLQDALDNWDVKALLVTPNFTNPTGARMPLDNRLKLLEVTGSIPIIEDDVFGALAFDKGIPPLKTLDTQDRVIYVNSLSKMLDSRLRIGWILAGQYQAQIEKFLVCDNMGSLNLMQSAVADFLGSGKYRQHVQRMQRLYQNNTKLFYQQLSSSLNQYPSLNGKFKLLLPQGSFLLWLALPNGFDSSALYQQTKSLGISILPGTIFDTSGQYSHCIRFSCSNFLSNPDWKLGVEKLATLIHHQLTP; encoded by the coding sequence ATGAATGCGAGTAATAAGTATCTGATGGTTGAGCAATACATCAGACAGAAGATTGATACTGGCTTGTTGACTGATGAAGATAAGCTACCTTCGATTCGCTCACTGAGCAATACGTTAACCGTGAGCAAAAACACCGTCATTCGAGCTTATCAAGAGCTCGAAGCACAAGGCATGATTTACACGGTACCTAAATCGGGTTATCGCGTGTCTGCTCGCACCTCCCAAGCGCCAATAGCACATGCACCCAATAACGTTGATTTGCTTTCGGTTTGTAAAGAGATCCTGACTTACTCACACCAACAAGAGCTCTTAGCAACAGGTTCTGCTCACCCAAATATAGATACGCCTGCGATCAAAAGTCTATATGCAGAAATAGGTCGCCACAGTCGACGCCAAAGCCATACCCCAAGCCACTATCAACTGCCTCCGGGCAACGAGGTGTTACTCAAACACCTCACCAAAATTAGCCAAGATCTCGGTGTGAATGCAGGCAAAAATGAAATAGCCATTACTCATGGTGCCCAACAGGCGATCAGTTTAGCCCTTCGCGCGTTAACCAACAGTGGAGACATCATTGCGGTTGAGTCACCTTGTTACTTTGGTAACTTACTTTTGATGGAGTCCTTAGGGCTCAAAGTGGTCGAGATTCCAAGCTGTCCCCGTACTGGTATCGATACTCAATCACTGCAAGATGCGCTAGATAACTGGGATGTGAAAGCACTGCTCGTCACTCCCAACTTTACCAATCCGACTGGGGCGAGAATGCCTTTAGACAACCGTTTGAAATTGCTTGAAGTAACAGGGTCTATCCCCATCATTGAGGATGATGTTTTTGGTGCACTTGCATTTGATAAAGGGATCCCGCCACTGAAGACTCTTGATACGCAAGATCGGGTCATCTACGTGAATTCGCTTTCTAAGATGCTTGATTCTCGCTTGCGTATAGGCTGGATACTGGCAGGACAATACCAAGCACAAATTGAAAAGTTCCTCGTCTGTGACAACATGGGTAGCCTGAATCTAATGCAATCTGCTGTGGCTGATTTCCTCGGTTCTGGCAAGTATCGCCAGCACGTGCAACGCATGCAGCGCTTGTATCAAAATAACACTAAGCTGTTTTACCAACAGCTAAGCAGTAGCCTCAATCAGTACCCGAGTTTAAACGGTAAGTTTAAATTACTCTTGCCGCAAGGTTCGTTTTTGCTCTGGCTCGCGTTACCCAATGGTTTCGATAGTAGTGCTTTGTATCAGCAAACAAAATCGCTAGGAATCAGCATTTTACCCGGCACCATTTTTGATACCTCTGGACAATACTCACATTGCATACGCTTTAGCTGCTCCAACTTTTTATCGAACCCAGATTGGAAACTTGGGGTTGAAAAGCTCGCCACTCTTATCCATCATCAGTTAACTCCCTAA